A part of Anaerolineae bacterium genomic DNA contains:
- a CDS encoding M42 family metallopeptidase — MYLEQLSNAFGVSSAEDEVRKIIIEAARPHADEWRVDTMGNLFVTRQRCSGAASSLRVMVTAHMDEVGFIISKITDKGLLKFEPVGSFNPAVLLGKAVVVGRERIPGVIGLKPIHLLSGDEEQKVPGIASLYIDIGATDSEANGKVKVGDFATFATKFGRLGGQARPRQNRGLVRGKALDNRAGCAVLLELLKGDYPVDLMAVFTVQEEVGARGARVASYTANPNLAFVVECTAADDLPPLDESALDGFPCLGQGPAITVMDRSFMADRRLVDLLVATAEAEGLPYQFKRPGVGGTDGGAIHLAREGVPSVAVSMAARYIHSPAAVLDLADFWNTVKLMQAVLKQLPKQEW, encoded by the coding sequence ATGTATCTTGAACAACTCTCCAATGCCTTTGGCGTTTCCAGCGCCGAAGATGAAGTCAGAAAAATTATTATCGAAGCGGCCAGGCCGCACGCCGATGAGTGGCGCGTGGACACTATGGGCAACCTGTTTGTCACGCGCCAACGGTGTAGTGGAGCAGCCAGCTCTCTGCGCGTGATGGTCACCGCCCACATGGACGAAGTGGGCTTCATCATCTCCAAAATCACCGACAAAGGCTTGTTAAAATTTGAGCCGGTAGGCAGTTTCAATCCGGCCGTGCTGCTGGGCAAAGCGGTGGTGGTAGGCCGGGAACGTATTCCCGGCGTGATTGGCCTCAAGCCAATCCATCTTCTCTCCGGCGATGAGGAACAAAAAGTGCCCGGTATCGCTTCGCTGTATATTGATATTGGCGCCACCGATAGCGAAGCCAACGGCAAGGTTAAAGTGGGCGATTTTGCCACCTTTGCCACCAAATTTGGCCGCCTGGGGGGGCAGGCTCGCCCGCGCCAGAACCGGGGTTTGGTCAGGGGCAAGGCCCTTGATAACCGGGCCGGCTGCGCGGTTCTGTTGGAACTTCTCAAAGGCGATTATCCCGTAGACCTGATGGCCGTATTTACGGTGCAAGAGGAAGTGGGGGCGCGCGGCGCGCGAGTGGCCTCATACACGGCCAATCCCAACCTGGCCTTTGTTGTAGAATGTACGGCGGCGGATGACCTGCCGCCCCTGGATGAAAGCGCCCTGGATGGATTTCCTTGTTTGGGCCAGGGCCCGGCCATCACGGTCATGGATCGTTCTTTTATGGCCGACCGTCGTTTGGTTGACTTGCTGGTGGCTACGGCTGAGGCGGAAGGGTTGCCCTATCAATTCAAACGGCCCGGCGTTGGCGGCACGGACGGTGGGGCCATCCACCTGGCCCGCGAGGGCGTGCCTTCGGTGGCGGTGAGCATGGCGGCGCGATACATTCACTCTCCTGCGGCCGTTTTGGATTTGGCCGATTTCTGGAACACCGTCAAACTGATGCAAGCGGTGTTGAAACAATTGCCAAAACAGGAGTGGTAA
- a CDS encoding FHA domain-containing protein, producing the protein MVSLDWILFGLRVLATVILYTFLGLAFYLIWRDLKRAESRSTAAPQLSDQLRIVAAAEGQALVVGQTFPLQSTTLLGYGPENTIIVSEADALTQQARLRHQRGVWWLENLGGEDTTKLNHAFLTQPAPLTNGDIIEIGDVCFKFEVAVEKAHP; encoded by the coding sequence ATGGTGAGCCTGGATTGGATTTTGTTTGGCCTGCGGGTGTTAGCCACCGTTATCCTGTACACCTTTCTGGGGCTGGCCTTTTACCTTATCTGGCGTGATCTAAAACGCGCCGAGTCTCGCTCCACCGCCGCTCCTCAATTGTCCGACCAATTGCGCATCGTTGCGGCGGCTGAAGGCCAGGCGCTGGTAGTGGGCCAAACTTTTCCGCTGCAATCAACCACCCTGTTAGGTTATGGCCCTGAAAACACAATTATTGTGAGCGAGGCCGATGCCTTGACCCAACAGGCTCGTTTGCGCCATCAAAGGGGCGTTTGGTGGCTGGAAAACCTGGGCGGCGAGGACACCACCAAGCTCAATCATGCGTTTTTGACCCAACCTGCGCCTTTAACGAATGGCGATATTATTGAGATTGGCGATGTCTGTTTTAAATTTGAAGTGGCGGTGGAAAAAGCGCATCCCTGA
- a CDS encoding DUF3662 domain-containing protein, with protein sequence MNQLDRLERLAQRLIEKPFQRLFQTRLHPADLADHLTMVVAACRDGADSRLIPNHYQIIINPLDYPALVDGAGDRAIMADLVNHLTGLAAEGNCQFQGSLQVSLVQSESVPPGRVEVRTGHTGHNSGEAW encoded by the coding sequence ATGAATCAATTAGACCGCCTTGAACGGCTGGCCCAACGTTTGATAGAAAAGCCATTTCAGCGTCTCTTTCAGACCCGCTTGCATCCGGCTGACCTGGCCGACCATTTGACCATGGTGGTGGCGGCATGTCGGGATGGGGCTGACTCTCGCCTTATCCCAAATCACTACCAAATTATCATCAACCCCCTTGATTACCCGGCCCTGGTTGATGGCGCCGGCGACCGGGCCATTATGGCCGATCTGGTTAATCATTTGACCGGCCTGGCCGCCGAAGGGAATTGCCAATTTCAAGGGTCGCTCCAGGTATCGTTGGTGCAGAGCGAGTCTGTTCCACCCGGACGGGTTGAAGTAAGGACCGGGCATACGGGGCATAATTCCGGGGAAGCATGGTGA
- a CDS encoding MFS transporter, whose product MKTILKNKHLITLGLAETISGMGSWITMMAVFSILIFKGGGNVWQSSGIMLAGLLPLLIFSPLAGKLADRFSKKYLMMASELLSAAVILAIFLTQNPALIYVLIALQAALGSVMGPARQALVPALVSHPDELTRANAFLQQLASFIKIGAPMLAGLLITWLGPYNAMLFDVLSFILGAGILFFLPNLKAGRTNPGAAEDAVAAGQAQPGLKPLAVIWRTPALRLLFVTSFLMIISVMAFDILGAIYTRDILQGDESMFGLLIGAVGLGTVLSGFYLLLRQKTVNPWQDLKLGLFLLMFLPGLLVSASFFEPSLFTKGIALVSSFIGGVGVGFLLVQLGTLLQTLSPPAILGTISGYYQASMVAGQLISILGAPLLVPGLLGMTAFLFLVAVCLGLVWIYMAASVSLMQRRQFAKAAI is encoded by the coding sequence GTGAAAACCATCCTGAAAAACAAACACTTAATCACCCTGGGCCTGGCCGAAACCATCAGCGGCATGGGCAGTTGGATCACCATGATGGCCGTCTTTTCTATCCTGATTTTTAAGGGCGGCGGCAACGTGTGGCAAAGCAGCGGCATTATGTTGGCCGGGCTGCTGCCGTTATTAATCTTTAGCCCGCTGGCCGGAAAATTGGCCGACCGTTTCAGCAAAAAATACCTGATGATGGCCAGCGAATTGTTAAGCGCGGCGGTCATTTTGGCCATCTTTTTAACCCAGAACCCGGCCTTGATTTACGTTTTGATCGCCCTGCAAGCGGCGTTGGGGTCGGTGATGGGCCCGGCCCGGCAGGCGTTGGTGCCCGCGCTGGTCTCGCACCCCGACGAGTTGACGCGGGCCAACGCCTTTTTGCAGCAGTTGGCCAGCTTCATCAAAATTGGAGCGCCGATGCTGGCCGGGTTGCTCATCACCTGGCTTGGCCCTTATAACGCAATGTTGTTTGACGTGCTCTCGTTTATCCTGGGGGCGGGTATCCTGTTCTTCCTGCCCAATCTCAAAGCCGGCCGGACCAATCCCGGCGCGGCTGAGGACGCGGTTGCGGCCGGTCAGGCTCAACCCGGCCTCAAACCCCTGGCCGTAATCTGGCGCACGCCGGCCTTGCGCCTGTTGTTTGTCACCAGTTTTTTGATGATCATTAGCGTGATGGCCTTTGACATTCTGGGCGCCATCTATACCAGGGACATTTTGCAAGGCGACGAAAGTATGTTTGGCTTGTTGATTGGCGCGGTGGGCTTGGGCACGGTGCTCAGTGGTTTTTATTTGCTGCTGCGCCAAAAAACCGTTAACCCCTGGCAGGACCTCAAACTGGGCCTGTTTTTGCTCATGTTTTTGCCCGGCCTGCTGGTTTCGGCCAGTTTTTTTGAGCCGTCCCTGTTCACCAAGGGGATCGCCCTGGTGAGTTCTTTTATCGGCGGGGTGGGAGTTGGCTTTTTGCTGGTGCAACTTGGCACATTATTGCAAACGCTTTCCCCGCCCGCCATCCTGGGCACAATTTCCGGCTATTATCAGGCCTCAATGGTGGCCGGGCAGCTTATCTCCATTTTGGGGGCGCCGCTGCTGGTGCCCGGTTTATTGGGGATGACGGCCTTCCTGTTCCTGGTGGCCGTCTGTTTGGGGTTGGTGTGGATTTACATGGCTGCTTCGGTATCGCTGATGCAACGCCGGCAGTTTGCAAAAGCCGCCATCTGA
- a CDS encoding DUF2089 domain-containing protein, with translation MYPVINECPICKESLVVTKLYCRNCDTGLEGHFALGRFHSLSPEQINFVETFIRCEGKINRVGEELNISYPTVRARLHDLIRAMGYEVKEEEASPAKGVDRKAILDQLAAGAITAEEAAQKLRGG, from the coding sequence ATGTATCCTGTGATCAATGAATGTCCCATTTGTAAAGAATCCCTGGTGGTGACCAAACTTTACTGCCGCAATTGCGACACCGGCCTGGAGGGACACTTTGCCCTGGGACGGTTTCACAGCCTGTCGCCGGAGCAGATCAATTTTGTGGAAACCTTTATTCGCTGCGAAGGCAAGATCAACCGGGTGGGCGAGGAGTTGAACATCTCCTATCCTACCGTGCGCGCCCGGCTGCACGATCTCATCCGGGCGATGGGGTATGAAGTAAAAGAAGAAGAAGCAAGCCCGGCCAAAGGAGTGGATCGAAAGGCCATTTTAGACCAGTTGGCCGCCGGCGCAATTACGGCGGAAGAAGCCGCGCAGAAATTAAGGGGCGGTTGA
- a CDS encoding DUF2079 domain-containing protein: MPRLSLLTPSKIPGLLLALLMLAYAGYFSWYSLHRHATLNSYAADLSLIDQPMWNTARGPGAFMELTWGQRQQPRLAEHFEPILLPLALLFFVWDDVRLLLIVQSLALALGALPVYWIARDQLRLDHSPFTIHHSQFTNWAALAFALVYLLFPHLQAANVADFHADPLVVAPLLFAFWYAGQKRWPWMWVWAVVAMAAKETLPTLTAMLGLFLLLHSYPAKNKSQMANYKSPLAHGLLLIVLSVVWFLGATFLIVAPLARQYFGTNGPIYFAHRYPGGPAGLASLLQDPARWQYLLGLFAAAGFLPLLAPELLLLGLPVLAANLLSNFPGQYSGEQHYSAPLVVAFVLAAIYGARRLVNHTSPGQTNRQSHQTTMLSGVVLWLLVWSLSYHALHGWTPLSIRTEHYAKRPAATRLPDFIRPIPPQAVVSASAAVHPHLAHRRVIYVFPTGRQTADYMLVDVTDIPGVHPADAHVQIMELLSGPWQLLQADQGLILAQNSLATAPLLPPAPGLTSPCSPILPLPCSFYDFARARTEPAHPVSLAFGDGRLQLVGYEAHDDPDDGVTFDFYWQTSGALPTDLRLWPLVYDDNGQLLSDPAQVPMIAPLWYPPAAWQPNEIIVTATLPQLLPDTFHLGLAAGPPDSFSNFTQRLPLSSSSENVRLQPGRWAQLVTFHRQGPFLERHAPVPTWQPLTQIEARFGADIRLTGYRLKAGSLRPGSNLSLLLNWQATQPPPADYTVFVHLLAPGDVLAAQHDAYPTWLTPQPTSQWPLRQPILDRHVLNLPPDLPPGVYTLNVGLYNAQTMARLALPDGGNAYLLAQIEIK; the protein is encoded by the coding sequence TTGCCGCGTTTATCTCTGCTTACGCCATCAAAAATTCCGGGCCTGCTGCTGGCCTTGTTGATGCTGGCCTACGCCGGATACTTCTCCTGGTACAGCCTGCACCGCCACGCCACGCTCAACTCCTACGCCGCAGACCTGTCGCTGATTGACCAGCCCATGTGGAACACGGCGCGGGGGCCGGGCGCTTTTATGGAATTGACCTGGGGCCAACGCCAGCAACCGCGCCTGGCCGAGCATTTTGAACCCATCCTGCTGCCCCTGGCCCTGCTCTTTTTTGTTTGGGACGACGTGCGCCTGCTGCTCATTGTCCAATCCCTGGCCCTGGCTCTGGGCGCCCTGCCCGTTTATTGGATAGCCCGGGACCAACTCAGGCTTGACCATTCACCATTCACCATTCACCATTCACAATTCACCAACTGGGCCGCCCTGGCCTTTGCCCTGGTTTACCTGCTCTTTCCCCACCTGCAAGCGGCTAACGTGGCCGATTTTCACGCCGACCCCCTGGTGGTCGCGCCGCTCCTTTTTGCCTTTTGGTACGCCGGCCAAAAACGCTGGCCCTGGATGTGGGTTTGGGCTGTGGTGGCCATGGCCGCCAAAGAAACCCTACCCACCCTGACCGCCATGTTGGGCCTGTTCCTGCTGCTTCACTCCTACCCGGCCAAAAACAAATCACAAATGGCCAATTACAAATCGCCGCTGGCGCATGGCCTGTTGCTCATTGTGCTCAGCGTCGTCTGGTTTTTAGGGGCCACTTTTTTGATTGTGGCCCCGCTGGCCCGCCAATACTTTGGCACAAACGGGCCAATCTATTTTGCCCATCGTTACCCCGGCGGGCCGGCCGGGTTGGCCTCGTTGCTTCAGGACCCGGCCCGGTGGCAATATTTGCTGGGCCTTTTTGCCGCCGCCGGTTTTTTGCCGCTGCTGGCGCCGGAGTTGCTGCTGCTGGGCCTGCCCGTGCTGGCGGCCAACCTGTTAAGCAACTTCCCCGGCCAATACTCCGGCGAGCAGCACTACTCCGCCCCCCTGGTGGTCGCTTTTGTGCTGGCCGCTATCTACGGCGCGCGCCGCCTGGTAAACCACACCTCCCCCGGCCAAACCAACCGGCAATCCCACCAAACCACCATGCTTAGCGGCGTGGTGTTGTGGCTGCTGGTATGGTCGTTGAGCTACCACGCCCTGCACGGCTGGACGCCGCTCTCAATCCGTACCGAACATTATGCCAAACGCCCGGCCGCCACCCGCCTGCCCGATTTTATCCGGCCCATCCCCCCCCAGGCCGTTGTCTCGGCCAGCGCCGCCGTTCATCCCCACCTGGCCCACCGGCGCGTCATTTACGTTTTTCCCACCGGCCGGCAAACAGCAGACTACATGCTGGTGGACGTCACCGACATTCCCGGCGTCCATCCCGCCGACGCCCACGTCCAAATCATGGAACTGCTCTCCGGGCCGTGGCAGCTTCTGCAAGCCGACCAGGGCCTCATCCTGGCCCAAAACTCTCTCGCCACTGCCCCTCTCCTACCTCCTGCCCCTGGCCTTACTTCGCCTTGTTCGCCTATCCTGCCCCTACCCTGCTCTTTTTATGACTTTGCCCGCGCCAGAACGGAGCCTGCTCACCCCGTCTCGCTTGCTTTTGGCGACGGCCGCTTGCAATTGGTAGGCTACGAGGCACACGACGATCCGGACGACGGCGTAACTTTTGACTTTTACTGGCAAACTTCCGGCGCGCTGCCAACCGACCTCCGGCTGTGGCCCCTGGTCTACGACGACAACGGCCAACTCCTGAGCGACCCCGCCCAGGTGCCCATGATCGCCCCGCTCTGGTATCCGCCCGCCGCCTGGCAGCCCAACGAAATCATCGTCACCGCCACCCTGCCCCAGCTTTTGCCCGACACTTTTCACCTGGGCCTGGCCGCAGGGCCGCCGGATAGTTTCAGTAACTTTACCCAACGCCTGCCCCTGAGCAGCAGTTCAGAAAACGTCCGTTTACAGCCCGGCCGCTGGGCGCAACTGGTCACGTTTCATCGCCAGGGGCCATTTTTAGAACGCCACGCCCCGGTTCCCACCTGGCAGCCTCTCACCCAAATCGAGGCCCGGTTTGGGGCCGATATTCGGTTAACGGGCTACCGGCTTAAGGCCGGCAGCCTGCGCCCTGGTTCAAACCTGTCGCTGCTGCTGAACTGGCAGGCCACGCAACCGCCCCCCGCCGATTACACCGTCTTTGTCCACCTCCTGGCCCCCGGCGATGTTCTGGCCGCCCAACACGACGCCTATCCTACCTGGCTCACGCCGCAGCCCACCTCGCAGTGGCCGCTCCGGCAGCCCATCCTTGACCGCCACGTGCTTAACCTGCCCCCCGACCTGCCGCCCGGTGTTTATACCCTAAACGTTGGCCTCTACAACGCGCAAACAATGGCTCGGCTGGCCCTGCCCGACGGCGGCAACGCCTACCTATTGGCCCAAATTGAGATCAAGTAG
- a CDS encoding glycosyltransferase family 39 protein, producing MNKRFPLLAIILWIALGLGLRLAWLGQQSLWYDEGVTWLLAEMGLPELVQWTAADIQPPLYYLLAWLAVRAYGDSEWALRFPSVLFNILTLPALHTLARRLFQVQPPGKKTGLLTTTYYLLPAILFTCSPLMVYYSQEARMYTLLVGEATLAGYLLLKILAPRPAARLLPAYALLAAAALYTHYFAAFLLIAHALYAVFILWQRGWPKALVKPLLLTAGLIALLYLPWCSILLSRLGDDPSYWPGALKLNEALRKILISFSAGETVFEQTGRRLALGYLAILAGGGVWAIINRQVPQSAGQQTPNNRPSPFISFTAHRSLFLLLWLLIPPALILLLSSQSPKFNPRYTMLSYPAFVLILTVALTQFLKTPGSSRLASSMSHFILFYASRFLLTLCLLFICSTSFFSLCNWFTDPRFAKDDFKALAQFVRERQTPDETVLLSSGHVFPVWAYYYGWQNWTPLPQMERLNVRRVTDLSIAAEIAAAIKGKGGVWLVRWQDEVIDPNGVVPFWLNRIGRRPLDAGDFWGVGLEHWRLEANKTNLLSQSPIEQPAPNQGYNFANRVDLLGLTQLNDNEIALFWVPRQPLPQDLLLTLNLTDEAGFGWAEETAVGRPGAYEYPPSRWPAGQVVLTRHQLAWRPGTPPGSYLIEVGLGQVNPPGQNFEGWDILDEQGRPQRRTARLGPIRLSHPVPVQDIDPATEPLVDFRPVVAIRRITLSAPTAEPGDRLLLTLLWQAGTANQTDPAIAFELLDAANQTFDLAFCPTSGCNFNLSRRQPGEMVLGQYWLDTPPNAAPGPATLRLHFSHNAVQNRVFPLGHLEILATERHFTPPDNVNMPLQADFSGQTTLLGANCSTWTGAGCRAAPGQSITLTLYWRADALLGQNYTIFTHLLGPAETVIVNADHAPTKPTQGWVTGEIITDPITLVVPATLSPGQYSLEVGLYDAAEPTRRLRLTNGDSRVILPQPLTVK from the coding sequence ATGAACAAACGTTTCCCGTTATTAGCCATCATCTTATGGATCGCTCTGGGCCTGGGCCTGCGCCTGGCCTGGTTGGGCCAACAAAGCCTGTGGTACGACGAAGGCGTCACCTGGCTGCTGGCTGAAATGGGCCTGCCGGAGCTGGTCCAATGGACCGCCGCCGACATCCAACCTCCCCTTTATTACCTGCTCGCCTGGCTTGCCGTCCGCGCCTACGGCGACAGCGAATGGGCTTTACGTTTTCCCTCTGTCCTTTTTAATATTTTGACCCTCCCCGCGCTTCACACATTGGCCCGCCGGCTTTTTCAGGTTCAACCTCCTGGCAAAAAAACTGGCCTGTTAACTACTACCTATTACCTGCTCCCGGCCATCCTCTTCACCTGCTCCCCCCTCATGGTCTACTACAGCCAGGAAGCCCGCATGTACACCCTGTTGGTTGGCGAAGCCACCCTCGCCGGCTATCTACTCCTAAAAATCCTGGCGCCTCGCCCCGCCGCCCGCCTCCTCCCTGCTTACGCTCTTCTCGCTGCCGCTGCCCTCTACACCCATTACTTTGCCGCCTTTTTACTCATCGCGCACGCCCTGTACGCAGTCTTTATACTCTGGCAGCGGGGCTGGCCCAAAGCCCTGGTCAAACCATTGCTGCTGACGGCCGGCCTGATCGCCCTGCTTTACCTGCCCTGGTGTTCCATCCTGCTTTCCCGCCTGGGCGACGACCCCAGCTATTGGCCCGGCGCTCTCAAACTCAACGAAGCCCTGCGCAAAATCCTGATCAGCTTCAGCGCCGGCGAAACCGTTTTTGAGCAAACCGGCCGGCGATTGGCCTTGGGCTACCTGGCTATCCTGGCCGGCGGCGGGGTATGGGCCATAATCAACCGGCAAGTCCCCCAATCAGCCGGTCAACAAACACCAAATAACCGACCTTCGCCCTTTATTTCATTCACCGCTCACCGATCATTATTTTTGCTGCTCTGGCTGCTCATTCCGCCCGCTCTCATCCTGCTCCTATCATCCCAATCACCCAAATTCAACCCCCGCTACACTATGCTTTCCTATCCCGCCTTCGTCCTCATTCTCACCGTGGCCCTGACCCAATTTCTAAAAACCCCAGGTTCCAGCCGTTTGGCCTCTTCCATGTCACATTTTATATTATTTTATGCCTCCCGCTTCCTCCTCACGCTCTGCCTTCTTTTCATCTGCTCAACCTCCTTTTTCAGCCTGTGCAACTGGTTCACCGACCCCCGCTTTGCCAAAGATGATTTTAAGGCCCTGGCCCAATTTGTCCGCGAGCGGCAAACCCCTGACGAAACCGTGCTGCTCAGTTCCGGCCACGTGTTCCCGGTGTGGGCCTATTATTACGGCTGGCAAAACTGGACGCCCCTGCCCCAAATGGAGCGTCTGAACGTAAGACGAGTAACCGATCTCAGCATCGCCGCGGAAATAGCGGCGGCGATCAAGGGCAAAGGGGGGGTATGGCTGGTCCGTTGGCAGGACGAAGTGATTGACCCCAACGGGGTGGTGCCTTTCTGGCTCAACCGCATTGGCCGGCGTCCGCTTGACGCGGGGGATTTTTGGGGCGTGGGCCTGGAACACTGGCGGCTTGAGGCTAACAAAACCAACTTGCTCTCCCAAAGTCCCATTGAGCAGCCCGCGCCAAACCAGGGATACAACTTTGCCAACCGGGTTGACCTGTTGGGCCTGACCCAACTGAACGACAACGAAATCGCCCTGTTTTGGGTGCCCCGCCAGCCTCTTCCCCAAGACCTTCTGCTCACGCTCAACCTGACCGACGAGGCCGGTTTTGGCTGGGCTGAAGAAACAGCCGTGGGCCGGCCGGGCGCGTATGAGTATCCCCCCTCTCGCTGGCCCGCGGGCCAGGTGGTGCTAACCCGGCATCAATTGGCCTGGCGCCCCGGCACGCCGCCCGGCTCCTACCTGATTGAAGTGGGCCTGGGGCAAGTTAACCCGCCCGGCCAAAACTTTGAGGGCTGGGACATTCTGGATGAGCAAGGCCGCCCCCAACGGCGGACGGCCCGGCTTGGCCCCATCCGGTTGAGCCACCCGGTCCCGGTCCAAGATATTGACCCGGCAACCGAGCCATTGGTTGACTTCCGGCCCGTTGTCGCCATTCGCCGCATAACACTGTCCGCCCCAACCGCCGAACCCGGCGACCGCCTCTTGCTGACCCTGCTCTGGCAGGCCGGAACGGCCAATCAGACCGATCCGGCGATTGCTTTTGAGCTACTTGACGCGGCCAACCAGACGTTTGACCTCGCTTTTTGCCCAACCTCCGGCTGCAACTTCAACCTGTCTCGCCGGCAGCCCGGCGAAATGGTGCTGGGCCAATATTGGCTGGACACTCCGCCCAACGCCGCGCCCGGCCCGGCCACGTTGCGTCTTCACTTCAGCCATAACGCCGTTCAAAACCGGGTTTTTCCACTTGGCCACCTGGAAATCCTGGCCACCGAACGCCATTTTACGCCGCCGGATAACGTCAACATGCCCCTCCAGGCCGACTTCTCCGGCCAAACCACGTTGCTTGGCGCTAACTGCTCCACCTGGACCGGCGCCGGCTGCCGGGCCGCGCCGGGCCAGTCAATCACCCTCACCCTTTACTGGCGCGCCGACGCCCTCCTGGGCCAAAACTACACCATCTTTACCCACCTGCTCGGCCCGGCGGAAACGGTTATCGTTAATGCCGACCACGCGCCGACCAAACCAACCCAGGGCTGGGTTACGGGCGAAATCATCACCGATCCCATCACCCTAGTTGTTCCGGCTACTCTTTCCCCCGGCCAGTACTCCCTTGAAGTCGGCCTGTACGATGCCGCCGAGCCGACCCGGCGATTACGGCTTACCAACGGCGACAGCCGGGTTATTTTGCCGCAGCCGTTGACGGTCAAGTGA
- the rpiB gene encoding ribose 5-phosphate isomerase B, with protein MKIIIGSDHFARALKDDLKAHLKTQGYEVVDLGAFDDTPVDYPDVAEALAQEIAAGNYERGVLVCGTGIGMAIAANKVPGVRAACCHDPYSAERARKSNDAQIITMGAQVIGPMVAKSLLDIWLQAEFAGGRSAAKVEKLKVIDERYRK; from the coding sequence ATGAAAATCATCATCGGCAGCGACCATTTTGCGCGAGCCTTAAAAGATGACTTGAAGGCGCATCTTAAAACCCAGGGCTACGAGGTGGTGGACCTGGGCGCGTTTGATGATACGCCGGTTGATTATCCCGATGTGGCGGAAGCGCTGGCCCAAGAAATTGCCGCCGGTAACTATGAACGGGGCGTATTGGTTTGTGGGACGGGCATTGGCATGGCCATTGCGGCCAACAAAGTCCCTGGCGTGCGGGCGGCTTGCTGCCATGATCCTTATTCCGCTGAACGAGCGCGCAAGAGCAATGATGCCCAAATCATCACCATGGGCGCCCAAGTTATTGGCCCGATGGTGGCCAAATCATTGCTGGACATCTGGCTGCAAGCTGAATTTGCCGGAGGGCGTTCGGCGGCCAAAGTGGAGAAGCTTAAGGTCATAGATGAGCGGTATCGAAAGTGA
- a CDS encoding response regulator → MTAQEPKKKLKKLSSRLLEPNDAIRVLYVEDAEVIRDTIARLLELNGYKVAYAKNGQEGVAMASRWNPDVVLMDLRMPVMDGFKALEQIKANPQTKHIPVFVISAWSGKKERTQAKISGADGFFVKPPDLNKLIETIENAVKTSGRR, encoded by the coding sequence ATGACGGCGCAAGAACCCAAAAAAAAGTTGAAAAAATTATCATCTCGCCTGTTAGAGCCAAACGATGCCATCCGGGTGCTTTACGTTGAAGACGCCGAGGTCATCCGGGATACAATTGCCAGATTGCTGGAGTTGAACGGCTACAAAGTGGCCTATGCCAAAAACGGCCAGGAAGGTGTGGCCATGGCCAGCCGTTGGAACCCCGACGTGGTATTGATGGATTTACGGATGCCGGTGATGGACGGCTTTAAGGCCCTGGAACAAATAAAGGCGAATCCGCAGACCAAACATATTCCGGTTTTTGTCATTTCGGCCTGGAGCGGCAAAAAAGAACGAACTCAGGCCAAAATTTCCGGGGCCGATGGCTTTTTTGTGAAACCGCCCGATTTGAACAAACTTATCGAAACCATTGAAAACGCGGTCAAAACCTCTGGCCGGCGCTGA